A window of the Branchiostoma floridae strain S238N-H82 chromosome 12, Bfl_VNyyK, whole genome shotgun sequence genome harbors these coding sequences:
- the LOC118427880 gene encoding uncharacterized protein LOC118427880, with amino-acid sequence MSKNMKNDHLAYNVPDNANLILNTSTDSTLECPSYEALRSDRRRRTRESMQAVDSRLAASVIPKVDNLTREERAAIILQKHFRGHLARKEYINILWAQFDQVNYCMREIINDKPDSECEWE; translated from the exons ATGAGCAAAAACATGAAGAACGACCATCTTGCGTACAACGTGCCTGACAATGCCAACCTCATCCTCAACACCAGCACAGACTCCACTCTGGAGTGTCCCAGTTACGAGGCCTTACGCAGCGACAGGAGGAGGAGAACCAGGGAGAGCATGCAG GCTGTCGACTCCAGGCTGGCAGCAAGCGTCATACCAAAG GTGGATAACCTAACCCGCGAGGAGAGAGCTGCCATCATCCTACAGAAACATTTCCGGGGCCACCTGGCCAGGAAGGAGTACATCAACATTCTCTGGGCTCAGTTCGACCAG GTTAATTACTGCATGCGGGAAATAATTAAcgataaaccagatagtgagtgtgagtgggaATGA
- the LOC118427879 gene encoding schwannomin-interacting protein 1-like, with the protein MSVGSNTDLSKDDGIESEGESLPTSVEDYPEADQEKISPGSDIIADYDDEEEEEEEEFYRRQLYQSPAPPLGTVNSLSFAEELNQLNQLSSDPQLSPADLQENLVCDTEQNKNQTWTRSTETNRPSDAGPDSGDAGPDSGDAGPDSDSNMDESPDAAGSFDVYNVETSLPTLDWASLEAHLEKVTREAEDRETDPATAQRNSREEIRRKLAMGAFEDSDSSGSGEMFQRGKPPLSARLQTGMNLQICFVNEPNSDSSGQDDDGGKPEPEN; encoded by the exons ATGTCAGTCGGCTCCAACACCGACCTCTCAAAGGATGATGGGATAGAGTCAGAAGGAGAGTCCCTGCCAACATCTGTGGAAGACTATCCG GAAGCGGACCAGGAGAAGATCTCCCCCGGCTCGGACATCATTGCCGActatgatgatgaggaggaggaggaggaggaggagtttTACCGGCGCCAGCTGTACCAGAGCCCCGCCCCGCCCCTCGGCACCGTTAACAGCCTCAGCTTCGCGGAGGAGCTCAACCAGCTCAACCAGCTCAGCTCTGACCCCCAGCTCAGTCCCGCGGACCTGCAGGAAAACCTGGTGTGCGACACAGAACAGAACAAGAACCAAACTTGGACTAGAAGCACAGAAACAAACAGACCAAGCGATGCGGGGCCCGACTCCGGCGACGCCGGGCCCGACTCTGGCGATGCCGGGCCTGACTCGGACTCCAACATGGACGAGTCTCCGGACGCTGCCGGCAGCTTCGATGTTTACAACGTGGAGACCTCGCTGCCGACCTTGGACTGGGCCTCGCTGGAGGCACACCTGGAGAAGGTCACCAGGGAGGCAGAGGACAGGGAGACTGACCCGGCTACG GCCCAGAGAAACAGCCGTGAGGAGATCCGGCGGAAGCTGGCCATGGGTGCGTTTGAGGACAGCGACAGCAGTGGGAGCGGGGAGATGTTCCAGCGTGGGAAACCTCCGCTGTCGGCGCGGCTGCAGACCGGCATGAACCTGCAGATCTGCTTCGTCAACGAGCCCAACTCCGACAGCAGCGGCCAGGATGACGATGGCGGCAAGCCTGAGCCAGAGAAC